The following nucleotide sequence is from Zea mays cultivar B73 chromosome 1, Zm-B73-REFERENCE-NAM-5.0, whole genome shotgun sequence.
TACTCATGGTGAACAACGTTCTCTTTTTTGCGTGACTGACGACGGTTCTTCAATTCGTTTTTTTTTTCAGCACTCATCGCCGCATATCGTGCTCTTTCTCGTTCTCTCTTACATTGTCTCGCATCAGTTCGACCTCCTGAACCATCATATATTACCCATCAATAATCTCCATTGTCAATACATGGTAAACAAACATATTCACCTTGAGTGTTATCACACGATTTAGTTAAATCAATTATGCTTCCGTCGCTGACAGGTACCTCTGGAGATTCATCTACAAAATATGAACATCGTTATTTTCCTTTTTAAAACCTTGGTGAGAGATCAAATATTGCATTTTATTAGTAGATATACCTTCAAGGGTGTTGCTAGACAATTCTCTTAATGGAGGTCGAACATCGTTATTGTTGAACGGATCCATCTACGTCTTTTAGTCTACCAACAAACCTGTGTAGAAAAATATTAGTCATATTCATACTTAGATTATTGCAATTCTgaacaggaaacacatctactatatctctcccaagcccacctgctacccctGATCAAATAGGTTTATTTCTGTAGGTTTTGGTTGCATTGGAGAGGATTGAACAGCAAGCAGAGCTGACCTATGATGTTAGTTCTTTTTTACCCTTTGCTCCACAAGCCCGTTATCATCTTTCTTTTGCCTGAAACCTTGAATAAATTGTTTTTGCAGCAATTGCTAATGTTGGAGGCTAATCTAGTTTTTGGCGCCTTTACCTCCTATGATCGACATAGAGACATGCGGATGGATATTGATGATATGTCCTATGAGGTACTATCTTTTATCGTGTCTTGTCCCGCCTGAATGGTGGAGGGGTTTTATTAGAGGATGCTTTTCTTTCTGGAGGATTCTTCCTTATTCTGTGTTTGAAGCCCTTACTGTGATTCGAGCAGTAACTATGATCCTTTACGAAATACTCTTCGTTCATATTTATCCTCACGGAAGAGGTGCTTGTATCTTCTGAACAGGAATTATTGGCACTGGAGGAGAGAATAGGCTCTGTGAGCACAGCTCTTTCGGAGGAGCAGTTCACAAACTTGTAGATCAACAGCACACTCAATGACATAATACATCCACAGATAACCCCTTCCAAAAAAAATTCACATCGTACTCGCTGAATCAACTTCTTACACAGCTCTTCTGCAATCTGCTGATGTTCAGTTTCATGATATTGTTGTTGCATGTGGCAGGTATACTTCTTATGGGTAATTTTGTGTGTACAGTTCTTGTTGTGTCATGCCTAGATTCTGAAAGTTGCAAGACATCGCTCTATAGTCGGACAATATTTAACTTCATGCAGTGGTGGAACCATTGCTGGCCTTGCTTTAGGATCCAGATTGAGCAGCTTAAATACAAAAGTATGATCTACCCTTTTTCTGTTATATTATCTGACACTGAACTTTCCGAGTAATATCCTCTTACTGGATAGGTTCATGCACTCTCTGTTTGTGATGACCCTGAATACTTCTATGACTATGTCCAAGGCCTGATTGATGGACTTAATTCTGGTTTGGATTCACGTAATTAAGTTAGAATCGAAAATGTAAGTGCACTTCAGAATTTGCATTATTTATAGTAAATCATTTTGATGTGCTAACTCCAAAAGGTTCATCTGCAGTGCCTTGTCTCAACTTGTTTTTACATATATTAACTACATTTCATAATGAAAAATTGTGAACAGTACATTAGCATTTGGCATTCTCTTCAACTTCTCCTTGACAGGCTAAGGGGTTAGTCTATGCCATGAACACAGCCGAGGAGCTTAAGTTTGTCAAAGACATAGCTGCATCAACAGGCATTGTCCTTGATCCAGTCTACAGGTGCAACTATGTCTGAATCAATGAAATAGATTTGGCACGTGGATCTATGTTTTGGTCTTTGCTAGTCATAAACTGAAAAAAGGCATGCTTCATTTTAATGCAGTGGGAAGGTGGTTTATGGATTGCTAAAAGACATGGCTGGCAATCCAGCCAAATGGAAAGGTCGACGTGCCACTGCCTGAATGGTGGAGGGGTTTTATTAGAGGATGCTTTTCTTTCTGGAGGATTCTTCCTTATTCTGTGTTTGAAGCCCTTACTGTGATTCGAGCAGTAACTATGATCCTTTACAAAATACTCTTCGTTCATATTTATCCTCACGGAAGAGGTGCTTGTATCTTCTGAACAGGAATTATTGGCACTGGAGGAGAGAATAGGCTCTGTGAGCACAGCTCTTTCGGAGGAGCAGTTCACAAAATGCCTCAAAAGAAGCATATATAGTCAGGTCGCTTTAGAAGTCAACAAATCAACCGTTGATGACATGAAATGCAGCATCTGTCAGGTAAGCGGTAACCTTACCTAGCCACCTAGGGGATCTGCTATTTCTGTTATTCTGCTGGTATAAAACAAAATGCATATGAGGATTTTACATTGAGCACTTTCTTTCCAATGTGGAACTGATCTGTTGTGTGGGACAGTCGGTGTTAAGTAGTTCAGGTTTTGCCTGTCATTCTCACAGAATACAGGCCCTTTTATGCTGCTATTACCCCACTTCCCAAACGTCTTATTAAAAAAGGCTGGGTTGTACTTGCGAGCCCTCCAGGTCAGTACCTTCGCATTGGTGCAGCTGATATCTCCGCTTCGTATTCCTGTTTAACTAACCTTACATTTTGTAATGCAACATTACTCAGAGTTGCCTGATATCAAGCGTGCCATTGTAAATACCCATGTCATTGAACCACAGGTTTGTCGACTTCAGTTATTTTCAGATATCTTTTTTTATGTTTTGCCCATTAACAACTTCCTTGGATAGACACTTGTTGAGTTCTTTGGCACATTGTCGAGAGTGGGCTTTGGAATGCATGAAAGACCTTCTACTGGTTAATCTGAAGGGAAATCTTCAGATTGTTGTGCAGGTATTCCTGTTCAGTTTCTTATGCCCCCTACCCCTTTGTACCAACCCATTGGCATTTATTTTCTTCCTTCTTGGTTCTAATTATTGTGAAATCTTGGGGGACATATGCAGGCCGCGAAAGAACACTCTGAGCAGCTAGGGGTTGATGGCTTGATGCTTGCATCAAATTATTTGAGCAATTCAAATCTTATGAGGGCCTTTACTTTTTCTTGGGATCCTATCTGAGCTCCAGGTAATTTCTCTTGCTGACAGTGGAATGCCTTTCTCAAATTTTGCATGTCTATCTCAAAATGCAACACACCTGACTTTTCTTTACATGCAACAGCGAGGACCCAGATCAAATAGAAGATGGACAGTGACTACATGCGAGCACATGTTCAGGAAACTAATCTCCATCAACAACTTCCTCTTAAAACGTCACTATCAAATATTGTAATGTGCAAATCATTGCGTGTTACATGACATCTTAAATATCTAACTTTGAGAATACGGATCTCTTATGAATATGAATACAAATCAGGTACGGATAAAACATTCAGTATCCGGCGATAGGCCCAACAATGATGCACAGGAGCATTACAACACAAAGAAATTCAGCTTATTGTTCAGTCACTGTCCATCTTCTATTTGACACCAATTTCTGGAGTATGAGAGGGCCTGTTTATTTATTAGTCAGCTGAGGATTTTGATCTAGGCATTTTGCTGGCCTTGCAACGTCAACACCTGAGACAAATACATCTCAGTCCCAAGGGAGCAGTGACAGCAGTGGTAATAACAAGAGCAAGAGCCATTCAACAGAGCCAGTAAGTTGTCGATCTCACAGATAAAGCTGCTGCGGAATCGGTGGGAGCTGCAGCTGCGCCATCATCGTGGTCGGCCAGGAGCCCCCACCACACGGATCAAGGTACACTCGTTGTGAAGGGATATGCTTGGATCAGAGTAGGGGTGGGTGAGGACTGTCCATTTATCACCTtcaatttcttttatattttctttggaTTTTGACActcctttcttttgcttgcttttctcatagGATCTAACTTGAGGATGTGATGACAAAAAATACATACCTATTTTTAGATCCATGACAAGAGAAACCAATGAATACTTCTGAGCCTTTATAAGATTTGTCTTCTTTGTTTGGTTTAGGTTCTCTATGCTTACAAAAAGGAAAGGAAAGTAGGATTTCAGCCATGCTCTTATAGAGTGACTCGTGCTCAAATCTAGAAATTGATATCACCTCAGGTTTGGGTTTTGAGAGCTCACTTATCTGAATCTGTAGTATAGCAGTTAGATTAAAGTCTTAGTATAAAATGTCTTTCAAATTGCACGAACTAAATAAAGCAGCATCGGGAGGGCCATTTCTTGAATTGTTTGTCTCCACTTTATTCAGGTGAACCAAAATGTTCTCCCAGGTCTTCGAACGGAAATACAGTAGTACTTTAGAACCGCAACACTACAACAAAGTTGCCACTGCATGTAAATTAGACAAACAGAGTGTGCACACAACCACTGAAAGACACATATACAAGCAGACGGAACAAGAAACCAGAAAAATGCCCCACTGTAAAGGAAGTAGTTACTAATAAGAACACTGACAAACAAACTAATGATGATGAACTTATTTATTAGATAATAGAGAGGTCACATAGTTCTATACAAAGCGGTTAACATTGAGATCGAATACACGACCAATAAAAACAGAACACAAATCATTATTAATAAGTTTCATCTGATACATGACTAACAAAGTATTCTACTATAACAAGCTAGAACACATGTCTCAATCCGATGTTATAGTCGCCAAATGTGCTCGTCTGTTCTCTAGAAATTTATCGATGAAACGACTCCTTGGATTGTCAATCAACGAACGACGAATTGCTGCAATTTAGAACATGATTTGTAAGGACATGATTATTTTAAATTATTGTCATTCTAATTGTATCTATATCTATAATCTATAAATATATTATAAGAACCACTCACTCTTCAAGCGGTATATAGTGTGATGATCCGGGTTGAAATGAATAGTGCTGTGGTCCGAGGTTTCCAAGCACCCTATTGTTATAATAGTATATAATTATTAATAAGAGTAAGAATTAAGTATATATTGAAAGATGTTAGGCACAGAAGAAATTACTGTGATTATGGTTACAACGCAGCAAAGTTCCAATAATGATGTTCTTGTCAACTCTAGCTAACGACCATCGTAGAGCATTTCTTTGCAAGAGGTCAGTCCATACCCCCACGATGATTAGATCCCACCTATTAAAAACCTTAATCGTCTGAATAAGACCTAACAAATGCATAATGCTATTAAAAAAGAATGTATATATGAAAATTAGTGCCACCTAGAATCCATTAGTACAGCTTCTCTATACGGTCTTCCACCGATATGCTTTAATGGTTCCAAATGAAGAACTATGCCAATAACATCTGAACAATTCACATATGATTAGTTACCTTTGAATCATTTAGACTTCAGGCGttagtgatatatatatatatataaactatATGGAAAGAAGGGTTATTACCTACGAATGTCTTATGCGGTTGTTGGTAAACCTCATGAAATGGCATAAGATACTTTGGAAATGGAGGAAATTGGATTGGCTTCGTGAATGGATCCACAATAGTATGTGTTATCAATCCCAACTCTAGCCCATGACCAATATTGCGAAATTGAAGTTCCTCCCGGTTTAGACAAAATGCCACTCTATACAATGTATATGTGCATCCTTGTGTGAGTAAGGCATCGAACCGTTGGACATTATGGCCGTTAGAAATTGCTTCGATTTTGGATCCCTAGATATTTGGGAATACATGTTGTATGAGTCAAAGAATTTAATTATAATAACATGAATATATTGGCTCTATTTCAATGCTTGTTGAAGTGACTCACAGTGATGTCCTGTAGGATGTAGTGCTGACTATTACGACGCCTAGGGAACTTAACAACTACTCTCGCAAAGACACTTTTGACTTGTGGTAAGTTATTGACATCTTGAATATCGTCAAATAGCACGAAACTACATAAAACACGAACTTTAGTTTAAGTTCTTCATACATATAGATGTAAAAAGTAAATAACCTTATATAAACTTACGGAGGAAAGGGAGACAGGCCTGCCACCGTCCTATTTTGAGTACGTCTACCTAATGCCATTGTTCTTATAGGATCTATCATGACATTATTGCAAAGATACAAAAAACATTAAAACGACTATATGACATATAATCTCTTGTCTATTAAAATGCTAAAATAATATGTACAATATATCGCTGTATTAATATGACTGAATTTAGAGATATCAGAATTTAGCAACAAACAAAGTCACTCTGTCAATTGGGGACATGTACAAGTGTATTGTACAAAAAGTCCTCCCATGCAACATAGAACACCAGAAATTATATAATGCACCCATAATGAATTATGTCGGTTTCGCCAACACACTGCAGGCTGCAGTTTTCAATCTCTTCTTATTTCTTTTGGATTAGGTTCAGCATTTCAGTATTCATACATTCATTCATGTTCCAGGCAGTTTCCTTCCTCCTATTTGCAGTGTCATTACAACTTCCAGTGATTATACTGTTAAAGGTGCTGATCTTATTGTCTCATATTTACAGTTCAACTGTTCAAGTTGCAATTGTTCAACAATTCACAGACATTTTCATCAATATTCATCAGAACGTTACAAGGACAGGTTATTTGAATTCACATACTATTTTTTATTTGGCCTATTGTTTCTGCCTGCAAAATGCCTAGATCAAAATCCTCAGCTGACTAATGAATAAACAGGCCCTCTCATACTCCAGAAATTGGTGTCAAATAGAAGATGGACAGTGACTGAACAATAAGCTGAATTTCTTTGTGTTGTAATGCTCCTGTGCATCATTGTTGGGCCTATCGCCGGATACTGAATGTTTTATCCGTACCTGATTTGTATTCATATTCATATATCCGTATTCTCAAAGTTAGATATTTAAGATGTCATGTAACACGCAATGATTTGCACATTACAATATTTGATAGTGACGTTTTAAGAGGAAGTTGTTGATGGAGATTAGTTTCCTGAACATGTGCTGGCTCATAGTTTACTCAACTTGTGTGGTTCAACAAGCAGGACTCAAACTCAAAGGAAAGCACTAAAGAAGTTTAGAAAAAAGAGATATAAGCAACAATACTTTCCCTTAAAGATGTTCGCTTGCGCTAAATGATAGATCCAAAAAAGAAGCATGAAGAGAAGCGGGTGAGAGAAAGAATTGTGGACGAGTACAAGTGTATCGTTCAAAAAGAAGAGGGGAGAGAAAGAATTATGGGCGGGTGCAAGTGCAACATACAAAAAGCATGCTACCAGCTAAGCCTCCCAACTATAATTTTGTTATCCAATAATTAGCATCAACCTCTATATACCGGAAGCATGCTATAAACTATATACAGCCCAAAGAATACCCCAAATACACACAAGTCTGGTATTTTATTTAATGTCCCTAATTATCAACCATTTACTGATTAGTGATAAATAATGAACAACCACTAAGATTATGTCAAATTACAATTTAGAGGACTCAGAATTTAGCAGCTAACAAATACAAAGTGTTATATattgcagaatttaattatcactGATTGTAGCATATTAGTGCTAGAACAATATATGTTGCCTAAGTGTCCTAACCATAAGATGGTGAACATTATAGTTTCAGGGAAAGAAGGTGTTGAAGTTTCAGTGGTTACCTAAAAATCCAGCAATGTCCAGCAAGCACCACTCAGCAACACAAAACAAGTTCAAACTTCTGTTCAAAGTAATAGAGCAAACATGAATAGTTAGCAACCATGCAACAGGTAGCAACGATTATAAGGTAGGAAATACAAAAATACCAGCTATGATGTCCTCAAGATGCTGGCCAAGTGTGCCAAAACATAAGATCGCCAATGTTCGAGGTTTAGCCTTCTATTACATAAAAAATCGGAAAAGTTATGAATAGCGGTTTAATGTTTGGAGTTTAAACGGCAAACATACGTATACAGGGAAATATTAAATTGTTTCGATCAGTTTGTTAACATAGATAACTTTGATGAGTTTGTTTGCGAGATGGATACTTGCTAGCAGGAAAAACATAATGGACAGGACCCTCTGGTCATACTAACTACGCAGGATAACCTTGAGATACAGAAGCACTATGATAAAAAGCATTACATAAGATAAATCAAAGGAATAGAACTACAAAGAGTATTACCTCTATGTGATTTCAGTCGTCCTCGTTCTCCGGCACGCGCGCAGTCTTGGTGATACCCACTTGAGAACTAAAAAAATGGAAGGGTTGCAGAACGGTGAAATCAAGATTATCACTGAGAACATGGATTAAATCCAATGAAAAGGAAGCCTTTGCTCCACCTATAGTTTATTTAAATCCATGTTGTATAGTTCAATTACAGAACGGTTTAGCAGTTACACTACAAATATGAAAGGCAACCATGGGGAGGGAACCCGCACAGGAACAAACAACAGACGTGCAGCGATGCATGGAAAAAGAAGACTGAAATATTAATCCCTAAAAAATCCTAAAATTAGCAGAGCAATACGTCAGTACCAATTCCAAACAAGCAACTGGTCTGCCAACTAAAATGAGCATATTCATTACAAAATGTACAAGCTGAGGCAACCAAGAAAGGCCAATCTCACACTGAACAGCACGCCACAGTTGGTACAACATGATTTCTCAGCCTTTCATATTTCATATAAATCATTTCATGTGCACCAGAGTTACGCAAAGCAAAAGCGAGACCACTGTTGTTGCATACTTCACTGCCGTCCCACAAACAACAGATTAGCTAATCCAATTGATGGGATTGATGGGAGCATACATATGTATGAGTTTGGACTGCTGAAAATCAAAACAGCTTATGCTAATCCAACTAATGGGATTGATGGGAGCACAATGCAATAAACAGCAAGGAGAACAACAGCCTAGCTATTAGTGGGATTGATGGGAAGCAAAATTCAGCATAGCGTTGGGTCAGTGCAATGAACAAAAAGCAGAACAACAAATACTGTGTCGTCTGTCCCTTGAGCTTTTAAACAGTCTGAACTAATGCGAGCAGCAAGCCAAACACTACATGGTACTCTGAATTGGTGTCAACAGCAAGCCAAACTATTCATCATCGTCGAGATCGTATAGGATATGTTTAAACTGAACAACAGGACAAAGATGTTAACTATGAGTCTATGATTGTAGTCCTAAATCACATGACAGAAACATATTGCTACAAAACTTATTTAAACTTGTGCATAACATTCGACACATAGCTATCATGGGCTCTCCGGTACTACAAGGCTATCGAATTAGTTCTCAACATAAAAATAGAACTACAAAGAGTATTACCTCTATGTGATTTCAGTCGTCCTCGTTCTCCGGCACGCGCGCAGTCTTGGTGATACCCACTTGCGAACTAAAAAAATGGAAGGGTTGCAGAACGGTGAAATCAAGATTATCACTGAGAACATGGATTAAATCCAATGAAAAGGAAGCCTTTGCTCCACCTATAGTTTATTTAAATCCATGTTGTATAGTTCAATTACAGAACGGTTTAGTAGTTACACTACAAATATGAAAGGCAACCATGGGGAGGGAACCCACACAGGAACAAACAACAGACGTGCAGCGATGCATGAAAAAAGAAGACTGAAATATTAATCcctgaaaaatcctaaaattagcAGAGCAATACGTCAGTACCAATTCCAAACAAGCAACTGGTCTGCCAACTAAAATGAGCATATTCATTACAAAATGTACAAGCTGAGGCAACCAAGAAAGGCCAATCTCACACTGAACAGCACTCCACAGTTGGTACAGCATGATTTCTCAGCCTTTCATATTTTATATAAATCATTTCATGTGCACCAGAGCTACTCAAAGCAAAAGCGAGACCACTGTTGTTGCATACTTCACTGCCGTCCCACAAACAACAGATCAGTTTGCCCTAACGGTCAGATCAGCGCTTCAGGGAATGAGGTCAGGAGGCAGTGGGGTGGACCTTGGGGGCCTCGTCAATGGCAGAGGAGagctcggagaggaggtcggagcagAGCAGCGCGCCGTACACGTTGAGCAGCACCGGCGTGACGGCAGCGCTGTTCCGAGCGCCGAGGCAGCTGTCGCGCCGATGAAGGGAGGGAGGAGGCGAGGTCCTCCGGCGCCCGATGCAGCAAGGACAAAGCAGGAAGCGGAGCTTGCAGACCTCGGCAAATTGCAGGAAGTGAAAGAGAGAGGAACTGCCTCGGACGCGGCACCATATAGCGGCATCATCCAGCGCACGCATTGGAAGTGGAGGTCGTGGGGAGGGAGGATGCGAGAGTGGGGCTGACCGGCTGAGTGGCTGACCGAGCGGTTCAGCGCTCCGTCGTGCGAACGGCCGGGGAAGAAGACCGCCTGAGGCCTGAGGGTAACGCCGCACGAAATGGGCCGTCCGAGTGACACTCAGCACATGGGCCGCGCGGAAGGGATAATGGGCCGAGAAGAACCGCTCTCCTGCTGTCTTGCAAAAACTTAGTACCATATTGGCTACTAAAGGAGACATGGAGCGGCTTATAAGCGTGGGCGCGGACTGGATAGTAAGAAGTCTGTTGGTGGCTGAATTGGTTATGTTCAGCTCTTGCGCAGGTATGATAAAATTTTTGCTGGAGACCTGTGTGTACGGCTGTGGGGTACGTAGATGGCAGAACCGGTCAGAGGCAGAACGGTCAaaaggcagactactattgcttacttaataagtagtagagattataaGCAACACCCGTAGTTGATATCAGCTCCATATAGCGTAGCCCATCCTAGATTCCTAGGACCAATTCATGACATGTTTGACACAATCATATTGGCATTGCATCATCCCAAGAAACAGAGCTTCCATATACTACGTATCATAATCTGAAAGGCTTCAACTTGAAATCATCTTCTCTAGGAAGTCCAAAATCGACAACACGAAGTCCCTATCTCCTATGATGCAAGTGCAAGCATTCAACTGTACTCATGCCAATTCTCCAGTCAAAGGTCGAACTATTTTAAAGTCAGCTGCAATTAATTGCGGATCCCAAGTACTAGCAACCATCCTATCCATGGACCTTGGACCAGCAGCGGGGAAAATCCAACAGAGCGGTCCTTCCTCTTGGACTGCATCATCTCTTCCACCTACTGTACTGTACTTGGGATGGCTGCGCAGTCTTGTGAGAAACAAGGACGCCACATTCGTGCACGCACAAGCCCGTACCAATCAATCATACGCAGAAACTGAGCTGAAGCGGACCAGAAAACAGTCAATGGAGTAATGCGATGCGTTCCCATGGCTTCTgacgttttttttttttttttgcaagaaCTGGAAGACTGAAAGGTACAGCAGGCCAACTTGAAAGGAACAACCCGTCTCTGAACCATCGGCAGAACAGCTCTCTTCCTCTGCACTGCTGCGAACTATGTCTGCTTGACTTCAACATGAAAATGTGGCCGAGATAGATTTTCCTGTACACTATTAAGCATTTGTTTCTGCTGACCTAGTACCAAGACTCTAGAACTCTGGTTTAGACTCTATGACTGAAATGTCTTGAACCATTCCAAGTCCATTCGGTAGCGCTCGTCAATGTTCGTCGTCTTGACAATGTTAAGAGGAGTACTGTTTGTTGCACGGGCTGGCATCTTCCAGGAATTGTATACGAGGTAGTAGAAAAAAAAAAGGCGACACTTGTTGCCGTCTGTGTTCTGAAAATTTCGAGTGTCAATTTCAGCTTGTTTGTTGTATGGTGGTTGCACGGGAAGGTTTTAAAGATCGATACAGTACGTGGTGGTAAGACTGACTCTCAAGAACCGCGCGTACCATTTGATTCGGAGCTCGAACGTTGGCTGATAATGACAGGCTGCGTGGAATTCCACAGGAAGTAGAATATTTGCCATGCCTAATGGCACTGGGGGGGAAAAATGTCAGGTATATTCATCTGGTGATTCTGCTTTCTCTTGAGACGAAGCAGGAGCCCCCTGTCAGCACCGACACCCAAGACAACGTGGGAGCAGGCAACAAAGCTGGTGGCGAGCCAGAGGAAGGAGCTGCTACACGGACGCCACGGGTGAAACGCCGGAGCGTGAGAGTTTCTGGGCCGGAATGGGCCGTGTAAGGCCGGATGGGCCGTATTGTAATGAAGTGGTATAAATAATCAGACCCTAGGAACGATCGTGGGCATGATGAAACAGAAGAAGATAATATACTACCTCTGGTGGCTGGCTGTTctggccgccgcctcctccccAGGCTTCTTCTTCTACCTCTGATTCTCCCCTCTGCTGCTCCCTTCTCCACCACACGCTAACAATCTGGTATCAGACTCAGGCACTCTGGATCCCAGTACCAACTGTCCACGGCGTACTCGTGCCACCTCCGCAGCTATGGAGTACACCGACGCCAGTAACCATCAGGTGCTCGAGGAAATGCGCCTGATGGAAGCGCGGCTCTCCGAGAAGTTCGCCGGACGCTGCGACAACATCGAACGGCGTGTTGAGGATATCCACTCCCACTTCACGACGCGCTGTGACAAGATCCAGGAGCAGGTCGACGTGGCGGCTCTCCGCGGCGACGACTGTCTCGTGGCGCTGGAGGAAATGCGCTCCGACATTGAGCGCTGGCGTCCGGATCTGGTCAAGCGTGtcgaggacgtcgccctcgaggtTCTGCGCGTCAACAAGTTCCTCGAGCGGGAGCGTCGAGCCGACTCCATCGACAAACCGGGCATCTTCGGTTCCGGTACGGAGGCGCCCCTTCGCGCGGCGACAGTACCACAACGCGTCGCGGCCGCGCCACCACCTGTCCCAGGGCCGTATGGCCACCGTCAAGAACCATACCACCGGGAGCGTGAGTATGGGTATGAATTTACCCCATCTCACGGCCCGGTCAAGGGTACGCATCCTCCCCATCCTAATCGCCTCTCTAGATTCATGCCTGAGCAGTATTATCCGTATGAATCGGGACGCGACATAGGACGCTCGACGCCTGGTCGTTTGCCTCAGATTAGCTTTCCTCGCTTTGACGGTTCACACCAACAACTGTGGCGAGTTCAAGCTGAGAATTACTTTGAGATGTACGAAACTGAATACCACATGTGGGTCAAGGTAGCGTCAATGCACTTTGAGGGAAAGGCTCATCGCTGGTTGCAGTCCGTAGAGCGTCGTTTACGTTTCATGTCATGGGAAGAATTTTGTGAGCTCATTCATGAGAGATTTGGTAGGGAGCAACATGAATCACTGATTAGACAGCTGTTTCATATCAGGTAGCTAGGTCCTGTTTCCGAGTATGTAGAACAATTCGCGTCACTAGTGGATGAGTTAGCAGCATATGAATCTCGCACCGATCCATTGTATTACACTATGCGTTTCATTGATGGTCTTAGACATGACATTAAGGCTGTAATTATGGTTCAGCGTCCCCCCAACCTCGATGTTGCCTGCGCTCTGGCTCTTGTGCAGGAAGAGGCGTTGGAATCCACAAGACGCCGACGGGTCGAGCCTATTTCCAACCGGATGGCTTGGCCTCACACAGCAACGACGACTGATCATGATCGTGCTGATGGCGTAACTCCAGGAGTTGATAAGCCGGTGACGGACGGCCGCCGGCTGGGT
It contains:
- the LOC118473250 gene encoding probable E3 ubiquitin-protein ligase HIP1, with the protein product MEVLVALERIEQQAELTYDQLLMLEANLVFGAFTSYDRHRDMRMDIDDMSYEELLALEERIGSVSTALSEEQFTKCLKRSIYSQVALEVNKSTVDDMKCSICQVSGNLT